Below is a window of Humulus lupulus chromosome 2, drHumLupu1.1, whole genome shotgun sequence DNA.
ATGTAATATCTAGAGACAAAGCTGTTGAAAGCTTAGAGGCACCGAAGATGAACGAATTGGGAAAGAAAGGCAAGAAACCAAGTCGTGTCCTTTTGTCAACAGCAGGTGGTCGGCGCTATTAATTTTCATGACTATAATGGCAAAATTATGAAGCATCTCTAAGTTCACCATACTCGAACAGTTTTCTCTAGGGTTTGGCCGTTCTTTCATGTTGTTTGTCTTTTTTTAGTTGTACAAAATGCATCTGCTTCTGGCCATGTCCTGTCCCTGTATTGGCCATGGTGGTTTATTTGCAATGTAACTATATAGTACCCTCTCACTTTCCACAGTTTGGTGTTCTTACCAAAATGAGAGAAAATTTAACTAATGGTTTATGAATTTTGAGCAAAAGTAGTACTTTTTAGAGTGGCCTTTAGTAGGTTTTTATTGCAAACCAATATTCATTCACTTGGACCATTATTAGGGATCCAATTGGAGTGACATTTAGATTGGTCCAAGTGAAAGATCTTATTTAACTTCATTTTTCTAATTGAGTGAAAAATCAACTTTTGAAGAATCACTAATGAATGATGCATTTTGTTTACTTTTCCTAAGATTGACCATGTAcatctattttttattattattattatggaaaTATCTGATCGGAGAGACATTTGATATTTTTTACTTGTTTGTGATGGTTTTGTCTCTTTGAAGCCATAAATAGTTGATGGTTTTCAAGATTTGGCTTTACACTAAAGGGATTGGATTGAAGAACTTAGTAAGTGGATAAGTTCATCTATTCCATCAGTCTACATCAAAATCACAATAAgtacaataataatacaaataatatCTTTTAGAGGATAAACATGTGGAGCTAACTTAACCAAGTGGCAGATAACTCTATCTCTACTCAAATCTGGATTGTTCATTTGACCCAAAAGATAATAGTAATAAGAAATCTTTCCATCTTGGACCATTCACCAATTATTATTTTGACCCTTCTGTTAAAATCCTCAAACCCTTTCTATGTTAATAGCAAATCATTCACTGCTTTAGTATTTATGATACAAAGTTGAGAAGTTGATTAGATAATATAATGCAGAGTTTTACAGCATGGGATATACTAGGTACATATTCTTTATACATTCAAGACTAAATAGCATAAAAGTTGTTGTGTAAACTCTTCTCTACCACTAATACACACTCTTCTGATAGTCATGCTCACAGAACTCACCACCAAGGTCATCACAAGCCTCTCTTCGAAAAACTCTGCATCAAATTAATACAACAACTTATTTTTGTCagtttattattgtttttttttattattaacttTAAACCAAAGAAAATATATTCAGTCCACTAAGTAAGCATGCATACGTTTTTGGTTCACTGTACTCTAAATATTCTCTGTCAAAGCTCTCTGAAGCTGGTGCTGGTGAGCCACTCTGCTTTTGTTGAAGCTTTGCTTCAGGAAACATGCCTTCCCAGCATGCTTCTCCACCTATTGTATCACAGGCTTCTGCAGGAAACACACTGAACAAAACAATGTCCATTAAAGACGACTATAAACTAATAATCAACTAGTGGAAGTATAGGCAAAAGTCCAACCCAAAATTAGAAAAGGCTCACATTTATGTGACTATGATGTTAGTTAGTTTATAGGAGTGTTTGAATGAACaacttttttttatggttttttgtaGGGTAGTAACTATTTGGTAGCTGTGTTTTTGTAAAATACCATGTATTTacaaataatgctcatttggtactttatattttgaaatcatacatatttggtacatgcattttaaaattgtacatattttgtaccctaaactcaaatttaattaatcagTTTGGTCATATTAATAGAATTTTATCATTTAGGATACCCAATATCTATGTTTTCAAATACggagtaccatatgagcattattgaaaacagaaggtacaagaatgatactttgcaaaaataaagGGTACTAAATGAGTaaattcattttatatatatataaaatagttaTCAAGAAACCATATAGGAATGTTGTTTTGCAAAGAAACATTAGAAAATGATCGGCTTGAAATAGTTGGATATGAGGTTGAAACACTTACGAGAATGCAGAGTTGTAATCAACTGTGTTAGTATCATTGGTCACAGCGGTTGCTTTGACACTAGAACGATGTGAAGTGAAAGAAGCACATAACTGAGAAGGAAAATGGGTCAGTTGAGAAGGTGTTTTGGAGGGTCTCAAAGGGATCATAAGAGTAGGAGAAAAGCTCAAAGTTGCCTGCATTTTGACGATGGTAATATGTGAAGTTGAAGCTCTTTAGATTTTTTGTAATTGGAGTGAATTAATGATCATAACAATCAAAGCACTAATTTATAGGATAAATTTGGTGACAGAAGAAGCAAGATATTTGTGAATGTAGATAAGGTTACTTTTTTGGACTATTTCAAAAGATAGAGAAGCTTTGTGATGTTCCCATCATCTTGGATGAGATATTTTATGAGTATTTTTGGACTGATTTCCCTCAATTATTCTAGAATGTAAAAGTTGGTAAATACTCAATTTAATTATCAGGTTAATTATacaaattgataaaaaaaaaattgaaggaacACAAAATAATGGAACTTTTTAAAAGTGGGTATACGGCTAATTTCCACTTATTTGTTGATATAGTTGAAAAAACAAGAGATTTGTTTTGTATAAATGTCATTGAATTAAGCTTTGTTTAGACATACATAAGTTGGAAACAACACAAGATATCAAAACAAAGGTATTTtattatctatctatatatatatatataaaggagagcttcaaggagataatgcggcactctaaaattactcaaaattatttttttctattttctcctttaatctaattttttttattcatttttattattaattatttaaactctatttttttaaatatttaaataagatatttttttaattaaatacctaataaactaacaaaaatttatatatatatacatctattctatataaaaagtgtgtagataacggaaattcttggttttaactgttttttaattttttccagttaactttaacagaatattcttatatttaacaaaatatttttaaatttaacagtagattgtaaacatgacttaaacttaaataaataaataaataaacaaattaaaataagatatttttttagatattttacaatgataattatttaaaaataataaaaccatatattttataacttaaataaaatttaatcaaacttaatattacattaaacatgtAATATATAATCCTTTGTTGTTActgttaaattaaaaaatagaacaaacataaacttaaacaaaaattaattaaaataagatatttttaagatattttatgataatttaaataattaaatcatatttatttaaaaataataaagacatgcatattatttttttatcttataaatttgtgtgataatttatttttattaagtgattgtagctttttttcttcatcaaattcaccaaaggacattgcgaaaTATATTAGaatctaaaaatagttgatgcatatatactactgtctacactatgaatttttctattcttattttatttctattatcaatttctttttaaatattattctattttatatatatatgtcatgtaatcatgtaaatatatatttatgtcaacgttATGTTTATATgtcataaatataaaaattattaatataaatatttatatataatatagaactataattcattcgattataaaaatatatatattttaaaaaaaaatagttaaccaatttttattaaaattatatataatgtttacaattttaaaactaaacaaacgtgtattacacgttgcttttacctagtatatatataaatatgagagctttaaggagatgatgtgacactctaaaattactcaaaactattttttctattttctcctttaatctaaatttttattcatttttattattaattatttaaactttattttttaaatatttaaataagat
It encodes the following:
- the LOC133816982 gene encoding light-regulated protein 1, chloroplastic codes for the protein MQATLSFSPTLMIPLRPSKTPSQLTHFPSQLCASFTSHRSSVKATAVTNDTNTVDYNSAFSVFPAEACDTIGGEACWEGMFPEAKLQQKQSGSPAPASESFDREYLEYSEPKTVFRREACDDLGGEFCEHDYQKSVY